From one Streptomyces sp. NBC_01478 genomic stretch:
- the serB gene encoding phosphoserine phosphatase SerB, with the protein MSASQTSDVPTLLVKIFGKDRPGITAGLFDTLAAYSVDVVDIEQVVTRGRMVLCALVTPPPAGLEGGLRATVHSWAESMKMQAEIISGLGDNRPRGLGRSLVTVLGHPLTAESTAAIAARITKAGGNIDRIFRLAKYPVTAVEFAVSGVETEPLRTALVTHAATFGVDIAVVAAGLHRRAQRLVVMDVDSTLIQDEVIELFAAHAGCEAEVAEVTAAAMRGELDFEQSLHARVELLAGLDASVVDKVRSEVRLTPGARTLIRTLKRLGYQVGVVSGGFTQVTDDLKDRLGLDFAQANTLEIVDGKLTGKVTGEIVDRAGKARLLRRFAAEAGVPLAQTVAIGDGANDLDMLNAAGLGVAFNAKPVVREAAHTAVNVPFLDTVLYLLGVTREEVEAADTHDED; encoded by the coding sequence ATGAGCGCTTCGCAGACCTCTGACGTCCCCACTCTCCTCGTCAAGATCTTCGGCAAGGACAGGCCGGGCATCACGGCCGGACTCTTCGACACCCTCGCCGCCTACTCCGTCGACGTGGTCGACATCGAGCAGGTCGTCACGCGGGGCCGGATGGTGTTGTGCGCACTCGTGACCCCGCCGCCCGCCGGGCTCGAAGGGGGTCTGCGGGCCACCGTGCATAGCTGGGCCGAGTCGATGAAGATGCAGGCCGAGATCATCTCCGGCCTCGGCGACAACCGGCCGCGCGGGCTCGGGCGTTCGCTGGTGACCGTGCTCGGCCACCCCCTCACCGCGGAGTCCACCGCCGCGATCGCCGCCCGCATCACCAAGGCCGGCGGCAACATCGACCGTATCTTCCGGCTCGCCAAGTACCCCGTGACAGCGGTCGAGTTCGCGGTGTCCGGGGTGGAGACCGAGCCCCTGCGCACCGCCCTCGTCACCCACGCGGCGACGTTCGGCGTCGACATCGCCGTCGTCGCGGCGGGGCTGCACCGGCGGGCCCAGCGGCTGGTCGTCATGGACGTCGACTCCACGCTCATCCAGGACGAGGTCATCGAACTCTTCGCCGCGCACGCCGGCTGCGAGGCCGAGGTCGCCGAGGTGACCGCCGCGGCGATGCGCGGGGAACTGGACTTCGAGCAGTCGCTGCACGCGCGCGTGGAGTTGCTGGCGGGGCTGGACGCCTCGGTCGTCGACAAGGTGCGCAGCGAGGTGCGGCTGACGCCGGGGGCCCGGACGCTGATCCGTACGCTCAAGCGGCTCGGCTATCAAGTCGGCGTCGTATCAGGCGGGTTCACCCAGGTCACCGACGACCTCAAGGACCGGCTCGGGCTCGACTTCGCCCAGGCCAACACGCTGGAGATCGTCGACGGGAAGCTGACCGGCAAGGTCACCGGCGAGATCGTCGACCGTGCCGGCAAGGCGCGGCTCCTGCGCCGCTTCGCCGCCGAGGCGGGCGTACCACTCGCGCAGACCGTGGCGATCGGCGACGGCGCCAACGACCTGGACATGCTCAACGCGGCCGGTCTCGGCGTCGCCTTCAACGCGAAGCCGGTCGTACGGGAGGCCGCGCACACCGCGGTGAACGTGCCGTTCCTCGACACCGTGCTGTATCTGCTGGGCGTCACCCGCGAAGAGGTCGAGGCCGCGGACACGCACGACGAGGACTGA
- the fabI gene encoding enoyl-ACP reductase FabI, translating into MSGILEGKRVLISGVLLESSIAFHAAKQAQEQGAEIILTAFPRPTLTERIAKKLPKPTKVIELDVTNNEHLARLADVVGEELGGLDGVVHSIGFAPPDALGGNFLNTPFESVATAMHVSAFSLKSLTMACLPLMQNGGSVVGLTFDASFAWPQYDWMGPAKAALEATSRYLARDLGKQNIRCNLVSAGPLGSMAAKSIPGFSELASVWDNRSPLEWDLNDPEPAGKAIVALLSDWFPKTTGEIVHVDGGLHAIGA; encoded by the coding sequence ATGAGCGGAATTCTCGAGGGCAAGCGCGTCCTGATCAGCGGTGTGCTGCTGGAGTCCTCCATCGCCTTCCACGCCGCCAAGCAGGCCCAGGAGCAGGGCGCCGAGATCATCCTGACCGCGTTCCCGCGGCCCACGCTGACCGAGCGCATCGCCAAGAAGCTCCCCAAGCCCACCAAGGTCATCGAGCTCGACGTGACGAACAACGAGCACCTCGCGCGTCTCGCCGACGTCGTGGGCGAGGAACTGGGCGGCCTCGACGGCGTCGTGCACTCCATCGGGTTCGCGCCGCCGGACGCGCTCGGCGGCAACTTCCTCAACACGCCGTTCGAGTCGGTCGCCACGGCCATGCACGTCTCGGCGTTCTCCCTGAAGTCGCTGACCATGGCCTGCCTGCCGCTGATGCAGAACGGCGGCTCGGTCGTCGGCCTCACCTTCGACGCGTCCTTCGCGTGGCCGCAGTACGACTGGATGGGCCCGGCCAAGGCCGCCCTGGAGGCCACCAGCCGCTACCTCGCCCGCGACCTGGGCAAGCAGAACATCCGCTGCAACCTCGTCTCCGCCGGCCCGCTCGGCTCGATGGCCGCCAAGTCCATCCCGGGCTTCAGCGAGCTGGCCTCCGTGTGGGACAACCGCTCCCCCCTGGAGTGGGACCTCAACGACCCGGAGCCGGCCGGCAAGGCCATCGTCGCCCTGCTGAGCGACTGGTTCCCGAAGACCACCGGCGAGATCGTCCACGTGGACGGCGGCCTGCACGCCATCGGAGCCTGA
- a CDS encoding FadR/GntR family transcriptional regulator, whose protein sequence is MPLSHPRRSALSEQVIASLRNQITSGEWPVGSRIPTEPELVEQLGVARNTVREAVRALAHNGLLDIRQGSGTYVVATSELAGVMHRRFADADPRHIAELRSTLESSAAQLAAERRTEKDLKQLDALLVRREEAWASGDTEAFVTADATLHMAVVAASHNDVMTAMYADLGEVLREWLRADVGEELTPETYMDHTRLVDAIRAGDARAAAEEAAGYPLVCRAGRFDPPAQDASEGLNPPASGG, encoded by the coding sequence ATGCCCCTGAGCCACCCCCGCCGTTCGGCGCTGTCCGAGCAGGTCATCGCCTCGCTGCGGAACCAGATCACCTCGGGCGAGTGGCCGGTCGGCTCCCGGATCCCGACCGAGCCGGAGCTGGTCGAGCAGCTCGGGGTCGCCCGCAACACGGTCCGCGAGGCCGTCCGGGCGCTCGCGCACAACGGTCTGCTGGACATCCGCCAGGGCTCGGGCACGTACGTCGTGGCGACGAGCGAGCTGGCCGGCGTGATGCACCGCCGTTTCGCGGACGCCGACCCCCGGCACATCGCCGAACTGCGCTCCACGCTGGAGTCGTCGGCGGCGCAGCTCGCGGCGGAGCGGCGCACCGAGAAGGACCTCAAGCAGTTGGACGCCCTCCTCGTACGGCGTGAGGAGGCCTGGGCCTCGGGCGACACGGAGGCCTTCGTGACGGCCGACGCGACCCTGCACATGGCCGTGGTGGCGGCCTCGCACAACGACGTCATGACGGCGATGTACGCCGACCTGGGCGAGGTGCTGCGGGAGTGGCTGCGCGCGGACGTCGGCGAGGAGCTGACTCCGGAGACGTACATGGACCACACGCGGCTGGTGGACGCGATCCGCGCGGGTGACGCGCGGGCGGCCGCCGAGGAGGCCGCGGGCTATCCGCTCGTGTGCCGCGCGGGACGGTTCGACCCGCCCGCCCAGGACGCTTCGGAGGGGCTCAACCCGCCCGCTTCTGGTGGCTGA
- a CDS encoding CynX/NimT family MFS transporter, whose amino-acid sequence MASEETRTLKSTTDIGDPAAGDSPAPTGKAPTRAWTTRLLVAGIVLSALNLRPAITSLGALLEEVRDGLGMSGSVAGLLTSVPPLCFAVFGVMAPRLARRFGPAAVVCAGMVLITTGLLVRPYIGGTAGFLAGSALALMGIAVSNVLMPVIVKRWFPDRVGSMTGLYSMALALGTASAAAVTVPMTDALGGSWRSGLAVWAALAAAAVLPWTALVRHREAPSGPEAPGGRPSRAREAEQARPVLRITRSRTAWALAVFFGLQATAAYITMGWMAQIFRDAGVSAGTAGLLLAVTMVMGVPLAFVIPRLATRLPRQGPIVITLGVCGLAGYTGLYLAPAGGAWAWAVLLGIANCSFPLALTMVGMRARTGAGVAQLSAFAQSTGYLISIPGPLLVGVLYQHSGGWGLPIALMAGLMVPQMAVGVLAGRNRTVEDEAAR is encoded by the coding sequence ATGGCGAGCGAGGAAACCCGGACACTGAAGTCCACGACCGACATCGGCGACCCGGCCGCGGGCGACTCCCCGGCACCGACCGGAAAAGCGCCCACGCGCGCGTGGACGACGCGTCTGCTCGTCGCCGGCATCGTGCTGTCCGCGCTGAACCTCCGCCCCGCCATCACCAGCCTCGGCGCGCTCCTCGAAGAGGTCCGCGACGGGCTCGGCATGAGCGGCAGTGTCGCCGGACTGCTCACCTCCGTACCCCCGCTGTGCTTCGCCGTCTTCGGCGTCATGGCCCCGCGCCTCGCCCGCCGCTTCGGCCCCGCCGCGGTGGTCTGCGCGGGCATGGTCCTCATCACCACGGGCCTGCTCGTACGGCCCTACATAGGCGGCACGGCCGGCTTCCTGGCCGGCAGTGCCCTCGCGCTCATGGGCATCGCGGTCAGCAACGTCCTGATGCCGGTGATCGTCAAGCGCTGGTTCCCGGACCGGGTCGGCTCCATGACCGGCCTCTACTCGATGGCCCTGGCCCTCGGCACGGCCTCCGCCGCCGCGGTCACCGTGCCCATGACCGATGCCCTGGGCGGCAGTTGGCGCTCCGGCCTGGCCGTCTGGGCAGCGCTGGCCGCAGCGGCCGTACTGCCGTGGACCGCTCTCGTACGACACCGGGAGGCGCCCTCCGGGCCGGAGGCACCCGGGGGACGGCCCTCCCGCGCGCGGGAGGCCGAGCAGGCGCGGCCGGTGCTGCGGATCACCCGCAGCCGTACCGCGTGGGCGCTCGCCGTGTTCTTCGGGCTCCAGGCCACCGCCGCGTACATCACGATGGGCTGGATGGCGCAGATCTTCCGGGACGCGGGCGTCTCCGCGGGCACCGCCGGGCTGCTGCTGGCCGTCACCATGGTGATGGGCGTGCCGCTGGCCTTCGTCATCCCGCGCCTGGCCACCCGGCTGCCCCGGCAGGGCCCGATCGTGATCACGCTCGGCGTCTGCGGCCTCGCCGGATACACGGGCCTGTACCTCGCGCCGGCCGGCGGCGCCTGGGCCTGGGCCGTGCTGCTCGGCATCGCCAACTGCTCGTTCCCGCTGGCCCTGACGATGGTCGGCATGCGGGCCAGGACCGGCGCGGGCGTCGCCCAGTTGTCGGCCTTCGCGCAGAGCACCGGGTATCTGATCTCCATCCCGGGGCCGCTCCTGGTCGGAGTGCTCTACCAGCACAGCGGCGGCTGGGGACTGCCGATCGCCCTCATGGCCGGCCTGATGGTCCCGCAGATGGCCGTGGGCGTCCTCGCGGGCCGCAACCGTACGGTGGAGGACGAGGCGGCCCGCTGA
- a CDS encoding SGM_5486 family transporter-associated protein, with product MPVLDPNPQNGQRKMLMVFGSFFAIFIVIAIIATIASP from the coding sequence ATGCCAGTGCTCGACCCGAACCCCCAGAACGGCCAGCGGAAGATGCTCATGGTCTTCGGTTCGTTCTTCGCCATCTTCATCGTCATCGCCATCATCGCGACGATCGCCTCCCCGTGA
- a CDS encoding ABC transporter ATP-binding protein/permease, producing MPELVLELNGRTWTLDASRPYTLGRDPQGDIVVDDARVSWRHATISWGGRSWVIDDHGSTNGTFVQGQRIHQMEIGPGSSVHLGNATDGPRLSLSGAAAPVATPQPQQQPYAAQGAGPGWAQQAAPQQTPEQQRYQPPAAANIPPQQGSGVGAGAPPVYGDRSPTTFHQFSLDRVMHIGRALENELVVSDLQVSRHHAEFHATLDGRFEIRDLGSHNGTYVNGQPIAKGGSALLGPNDIVGVGHSTFRLVGDRLEEFVDTGEVSFSARHLTVEVDGGKQILKDVSFGVPEKSLIAVIGPSGSGKSTLLKALTGYRPANQGDVLYDNRNLYKQFAELRQRIGLVPQDDILHKELTVKKALKYAAKLRFPADTTGDEREARIDEVLRELKLDIHKEKKITSLSGGQRKRVSVALELLTKPSLIFLDEPTSGLDPGMDRDVMQLLRGLADDGRTVLVVTHSVAELAICDKLLVMAPGGAVAYFGPPEEALNFFGYDTWADVFSAFENYRDYDWAGRWKGSQHYQMYAADIDAIAPQSVQMPPMQAMKPPKPQGWMSQFVTLVRRYVGVIASDKGFLALMVILPGVLGAVSLLIDSGNSLLPNPPRANGTVIPNGTATTVLLILAVGACFAGAANSVRELIKERVIYERERATGLSRSAYLMSKVFVLGVITALQGLMVGVIGFSSREIPKQGLVLGSQTMLELCIPIMGLGFTAMMFGLIISSLVKTAEKTMPLLVMFAIIQVVFTGCLFTLNGSIGVNQFSYLMPSRWAVGAAGATLDFNKISPPKPGDSTDPLWEHTVGAWGLDMAALIALGIICGFFVARFLRRHEPEVMRK from the coding sequence GTGCCGGAACTCGTACTGGAATTGAATGGACGGACCTGGACGCTCGACGCGTCCAGGCCCTACACCCTCGGACGTGATCCGCAGGGGGACATCGTGGTCGACGACGCCAGGGTTTCCTGGCGGCACGCCACGATCAGTTGGGGCGGCCGGAGTTGGGTCATCGACGACCACGGCAGCACCAACGGCACGTTCGTGCAGGGGCAGCGCATCCATCAGATGGAGATCGGCCCCGGCTCGTCCGTGCACCTGGGCAACGCGACCGACGGCCCGCGCCTGAGCCTGTCCGGCGCCGCGGCCCCGGTCGCCACTCCGCAGCCGCAGCAACAGCCGTACGCGGCACAGGGAGCGGGCCCCGGCTGGGCACAGCAGGCAGCCCCGCAGCAGACGCCCGAGCAGCAGCGTTACCAGCCGCCGGCCGCCGCGAACATTCCGCCGCAGCAGGGGTCCGGCGTCGGCGCGGGGGCGCCGCCGGTCTACGGCGACCGCAGCCCGACCACGTTCCACCAGTTCTCGCTGGACCGCGTGATGCACATCGGCCGTGCGCTGGAGAACGAGTTGGTGGTCTCCGACCTCCAAGTCTCGCGCCACCACGCCGAGTTCCACGCGACGCTCGACGGCCGCTTCGAGATCCGTGACCTCGGCTCGCACAACGGCACGTACGTCAACGGCCAGCCGATCGCCAAGGGCGGCTCGGCGCTGCTCGGCCCGAACGACATCGTCGGCGTCGGCCACTCCACGTTCCGGCTGGTCGGGGACCGGCTCGAAGAGTTCGTCGACACCGGTGAAGTCTCCTTCTCCGCACGGCACTTGACCGTCGAGGTCGACGGCGGCAAGCAGATCCTCAAGGACGTCTCCTTCGGCGTACCGGAGAAGTCGCTGATCGCGGTCATCGGCCCGTCGGGATCCGGCAAGTCGACCCTGCTCAAGGCGCTCACCGGCTACCGGCCCGCCAACCAGGGCGACGTCCTCTACGACAACCGGAACCTCTACAAGCAGTTCGCCGAACTGCGCCAGCGCATCGGTCTGGTCCCGCAGGACGACATCCTGCACAAGGAACTGACCGTCAAGAAGGCGCTCAAGTACGCGGCCAAGCTGCGCTTCCCCGCCGACACCACCGGCGACGAGCGCGAGGCCCGCATCGACGAGGTGCTGCGCGAGCTGAAGCTCGACATCCACAAAGAGAAGAAGATCACCTCCCTCTCCGGCGGCCAGCGCAAGCGCGTCTCGGTCGCGCTGGAACTCCTCACCAAGCCCTCGCTGATCTTCCTGGACGAGCCCACCTCGGGCCTCGACCCGGGCATGGACCGCGATGTCATGCAGTTGCTGCGCGGCCTCGCCGACGACGGCCGCACGGTCCTCGTCGTCACCCACTCCGTGGCCGAACTGGCGATCTGCGACAAGCTGTTGGTGATGGCGCCGGGCGGCGCGGTCGCCTACTTCGGCCCGCCGGAGGAGGCGCTGAACTTCTTCGGCTACGACACCTGGGCCGATGTCTTCTCCGCCTTCGAGAACTACCGCGACTACGACTGGGCCGGGCGCTGGAAGGGCTCGCAGCACTACCAGATGTACGCCGCGGACATCGACGCGATAGCTCCGCAGTCCGTACAGATGCCGCCGATGCAGGCCATGAAACCGCCGAAGCCGCAGGGCTGGATGTCGCAGTTCGTCACGCTGGTGCGCCGCTACGTCGGGGTGATCGCCTCCGACAAGGGCTTCCTGGCGCTGATGGTGATCCTGCCGGGCGTCCTGGGCGCGGTGAGCCTGCTCATCGACTCGGGCAACAGCCTGCTGCCCAACCCGCCCAGGGCGAACGGCACCGTCATCCCGAACGGCACGGCCACCACGGTCCTGCTGATCCTCGCGGTCGGCGCCTGCTTCGCCGGCGCGGCCAACTCCGTCCGTGAGCTGATCAAGGAACGGGTCATCTACGAACGGGAGCGCGCGACCGGGCTGTCCCGTTCCGCGTATCTGATGTCCAAGGTGTTCGTGCTCGGTGTGATCACCGCGCTGCAGGGCCTGATGGTCGGCGTCATCGGCTTCTCCAGCCGGGAGATCCCCAAGCAGGGCCTGGTCCTCGGCAGTCAGACCATGCTCGAACTCTGCATCCCGATCATGGGTCTCGGCTTCACCGCGATGATGTTCGGCCTGATCATCTCCTCGCTGGTGAAGACGGCCGAGAAGACCATGCCGCTGCTGGTCATGTTCGCGATCATCCAGGTCGTGTTCACCGGCTGCCTGTTCACCCTGAACGGCTCGATCGGCGTCAACCAGTTCTCGTACCTGATGCCGTCGCGCTGGGCGGTCGGCGCCGCGGGCGCCACGCTCGACTTCAACAAGATCAGCCCGCCCAAGCCCGGCGACAGCACGGACCCGCTCTGGGAGCACACCGTCGGCGCCTGGGGCCTGGACATGGCCGCCCTGATCGCCCTCGGCATCATCTGCGGCTTCTTCGTGGCCCGCTTCCTGCGCCGCCACGAGCCCGAGGTCATGCGCAAGTAG
- a CDS encoding TldD/PmbA family protein — protein MPHSIDEAFTALPLRALADAALARARALGAEHADFRFERVRSASWRLRDARPAGTSDTTDLGYAVRVVHGGTWGFASGVDLSLDAAAKVASQAVAMAKLSAQVIKAAGSDERVELAAEPVHEERTWISSYEIDPFSVPDEEKAGLLADWSARLLAADGVNHVDASLLTVHENKFYADTAGTVTTQQRVRLHPQLNAVSVDESSGEFDSMRTIAPPVGRGWEYLTGTGWDWDEELARIPELLAEKMRAPSVEAGLYDLVVDPSNLWLTIHESIGHATELDRALGYEAAYAGTSFATFDKLGKLKYGSERMNVTGDRTAEHGLATIGYDDEGVEGQSWDLVKDGTLVGYQLDRRIAKLTGFDRSNGCAYADSPGHVPVQRMANVSLQPDPAGLSTEDLIGGVDRGIYVVGDRSWSIDMQRYNFQFTGQRFFKIENGRITGQLRDVAYQATTTDFWGSMAAVGGPQTYVLGGAFNCGKAQPGQVAAVSHGCPSALFTGVNILNTTQEAGR, from the coding sequence GTGCCTCATTCCATCGACGAAGCCTTCACGGCACTTCCGCTACGCGCCCTGGCCGACGCCGCGCTGGCACGCGCGCGTGCGCTCGGCGCCGAGCACGCGGACTTCCGGTTCGAGCGGGTGCGCAGCGCGTCCTGGCGGCTGCGGGACGCCCGGCCCGCCGGTACGTCGGACACCACCGACCTCGGGTACGCGGTACGGGTCGTGCACGGCGGCACCTGGGGGTTCGCCTCGGGTGTGGACCTGAGCCTGGACGCCGCCGCCAAGGTCGCCTCGCAGGCGGTGGCGATGGCGAAGCTCTCCGCCCAGGTGATCAAGGCGGCCGGATCGGACGAGCGCGTCGAGCTGGCCGCCGAGCCCGTGCACGAGGAGCGGACGTGGATCTCGTCGTACGAGATCGATCCGTTCTCGGTGCCCGACGAGGAGAAGGCGGGGCTCCTGGCGGACTGGAGCGCCCGGCTGCTGGCGGCGGACGGCGTCAACCACGTGGACGCGTCGCTGCTCACCGTGCACGAGAACAAGTTCTACGCCGACACCGCCGGGACGGTGACCACGCAGCAACGGGTCCGGCTGCACCCGCAGTTGAACGCGGTGTCGGTCGACGAGTCGAGCGGTGAGTTCGACTCCATGCGCACCATCGCGCCGCCCGTGGGCCGCGGCTGGGAGTACCTGACGGGCACCGGCTGGGACTGGGACGAGGAGCTGGCCCGGATCCCCGAGCTGCTCGCGGAGAAGATGCGGGCGCCGAGCGTCGAGGCGGGCCTGTACGACCTCGTCGTGGACCCGTCCAACCTCTGGCTGACGATCCACGAGTCCATCGGCCACGCCACCGAACTGGACCGCGCGCTCGGCTACGAGGCCGCCTACGCCGGCACCTCCTTCGCCACCTTCGACAAGCTCGGCAAGCTCAAGTACGGCTCCGAGCGGATGAACGTCACCGGGGACCGCACCGCCGAACACGGCCTCGCGACCATCGGCTACGACGACGAGGGCGTCGAGGGCCAGTCCTGGGACCTGGTCAAGGACGGCACCCTGGTCGGCTACCAACTCGACCGCCGCATCGCGAAGTTGACCGGCTTCGATCGCTCGAACGGCTGCGCGTACGCCGACTCCCCCGGCCATGTGCCGGTGCAGCGCATGGCCAACGTGTCACTCCAGCCGGACCCTGCGGGGCTCTCCACGGAGGACCTGATCGGCGGGGTCGACCGCGGGATCTACGTGGTCGGCGACCGGTCGTGGTCGATCGACATGCAGCGCTACAACTTCCAGTTCACGGGGCAACGGTTCTTCAAGATCGAGAACGGGCGGATCACCGGCCAACTGCGGGACGTCGCGTACCAGGCGACGACCACCGATTTCTGGGGGTCCATGGCGGCCGTCGGCGGTCCGCAGACATACGTCCTGGGCGGCGCCTTCAACTGCGGCAAGGCCCAGCCGGGCCAGGTCGCCGCGGTCTCGCACGGCTGCCCGTCGGCCCTCTTCACGGGAGTCAACATCCTCAACACCACGCAGGAGGCCGGTCGATGA
- the fabG gene encoding 3-oxoacyl-[acyl-carrier-protein] reductase: MSRSVLVTGGNRGIGLAIARAFADAGDKVAITYRSGEPPAGFLAVKCDITDPEQVEQAYKEIEAEHGPVEVLIANAGVTKDQLLMRMTEEDFTSVIDTNLTGTFRVVKRANRAMLRAKKGRVVLISSVVGLMGGPGQSNYAASKAALVGFARSLARELGSRNITFNVVAPGFVDTDMTKALTDEQREAIMKQVPLGRYAQPEEVAATVRFLASDDASYITGAVIPVDGGLGMGH; encoded by the coding sequence TTGAGCCGCTCGGTTCTCGTCACCGGAGGCAACCGGGGCATCGGCCTCGCCATCGCCCGCGCGTTCGCCGATGCCGGCGACAAGGTCGCCATCACATACCGCTCGGGTGAGCCGCCGGCCGGCTTCCTGGCCGTCAAGTGCGACATCACCGACCCCGAGCAGGTGGAGCAGGCCTACAAGGAGATCGAGGCCGAGCACGGCCCGGTCGAGGTCCTGATCGCCAACGCCGGCGTCACCAAGGACCAGCTCCTCATGCGCATGACCGAGGAGGACTTCACCTCGGTCATCGACACCAACCTCACGGGCACCTTCCGCGTCGTCAAGCGCGCCAACCGCGCCATGCTGCGCGCCAAGAAGGGCCGTGTCGTCCTCATCTCGTCGGTCGTCGGCCTGATGGGCGGCCCCGGCCAGTCGAACTACGCCGCCTCCAAGGCCGCCCTGGTCGGTTTCGCGCGCTCCCTCGCCCGTGAACTGGGCTCGCGCAACATCACCTTCAACGTCGTCGCGCCCGGCTTCGTCGACACCGACATGACCAAGGCGCTCACCGACGAGCAGCGCGAGGCCATCATGAAGCAGGTGCCGCTCGGCCGGTACGCGCAGCCCGAGGAGGTCGCCGCGACGGTGCGGTTCCTCGCCTCGGACGACGCCTCGTACATCACTGGAGCCGTCATCCCCGTAGACGGCGGACTGGGAATGGGTCACTGA
- a CDS encoding SixA phosphatase family protein, which produces MSVAESRRIVLFRHAKADWPQVTDHERPLAERGRLDAATAGSRLADTGIPFDLALCSTAVRTRETWKLAVHELAHRPKTVYEERLYEASPGELIAVLNETPDDARNVILVGHNPSVQGLAEILPGAGSGEARERLNQRGFAAAGFAVLSFTGSWKALEPGVATLDDYWAPSE; this is translated from the coding sequence ATGAGCGTCGCAGAATCCCGCAGGATTGTCCTCTTCCGGCATGCGAAAGCCGACTGGCCCCAGGTGACCGATCACGAGCGGCCGCTCGCTGAGCGGGGCCGCCTGGACGCGGCCACCGCCGGAAGCAGGCTGGCCGACACCGGCATCCCCTTCGATCTGGCCCTCTGCTCCACCGCGGTCCGGACCCGGGAGACCTGGAAGCTCGCCGTCCACGAGCTCGCGCACCGGCCGAAAACCGTCTACGAGGAGCGGCTCTACGAGGCCTCGCCCGGCGAGCTGATCGCGGTACTGAACGAGACGCCGGACGACGCGCGGAACGTGATCCTGGTCGGCCACAACCCGAGCGTGCAGGGCCTGGCCGAGATCCTCCCCGGCGCGGGCTCCGGCGAGGCCCGTGAGCGGCTGAACCAGCGCGGCTTCGCGGCCGCCGGCTTCGCCGTCCTGTCGTTCACCGGTTCCTGGAAGGCACTGGAGCCGGGCGTGGCCACGCTGGACGACTACTGGGCGCCGTCCGAATAG